The nucleotide sequence CCGGGCGCCACAACCTGCTCCTGCTGGACGAGCCCACCAACAACCTGGACCCGGGCTCACGGGAGGCGGTGGCCTCCTCGCTGGCCGGCTGGCCGGGGAGCATCATCCTGGTGAGCCACGACACCGACTTCGTGCGGGCCCTTCGCCCGGACCGGGCCCTGCTCATGCCCGACGGCCACGTCGACCACTGGTCCGACGACCTGCTGGAGATGGTGGCCCTGGCCTGACCCCGGCCGGTCAGCGGGGCGGGCGCATGAGCTTGGCGCCCAGGTCGACCGGGCGGGACACCTCGGCGAAGAAGTCGTTGCCCTTGTCGTCCACCACCACGAAGGCGGGGAAGTCCTCGACCTGGATGCGCCACACCGCCTCCATGCCCAGCTCCGGGTACTCGAGCACCTCGACCCTGCGGATGCAGTCCCGGGCCAGGCGGGCCGCGGGCCCGCCCACCGAGCCCAGGTAGAAGCCGCCGTGGCGCCGGCAGGCGTCGGTGACCTGCTGGCTGCGGTTGCCCTTGGCCAGCATGACCAGCGAGCCCCCGGCGGCCTGGAAGCGCTCGACGTAGGCGTCCATGCGCCCGGCGGTGGTGGGCCCGAAGGAGCCCGAGGCGTAGCCCTCGGGGGTCTTGGCCGGCCCGGCGTAGTACACGGGGTGGTCCTGCAGGTACCGGGGCATGGCCTCGCCGGCGTCGAGGCGCTCGGCGATCTTGGCGTGGGCGATGTCGCGGGCCACCACCACGGTGCCGGTGAGGGAGAGCCGGGTCTTGACCGGGTGCCGGGCCAGCTCGGCCCGGATCTCGGCCATGGGCCGGTCCAGGTCGACCCGGACCACGTCGCCGCCCAGGCCCTCGTCGGTGACCTCGGGCAGGTACCGGGCCGGGTCGCGCTCCAGCTCCTCCAGGAAGACGCCCTCGGCGGTGATCTTGGCCCGGGCCTGGCGGTCGGCCGAGCACGACACGGCCACCGCCACCGGGCACGACGCCCCGTGGCGGGGCAGGCGCACGACCCGCACGTCGTGGCAGAAGTACTTGCCCCCGAACTGGGCCCCGATGCCGAAGGCCTGGGTGAGGCGCAGGACCTCCTCCTCCAGCTCCAGGTCGCGGAACCCGTGCCCGGCGGCCGAGCCCTCGGTGGGCAGCGCGTCGAGGTAGCGGGCCGAGGCCAGCTTGGCCGTCTCCAGCGCCGATTCGGCCGAGGTGCCGCCGATGACCACGGCCAGGTGGTACGGCGGGCAGGCCGAGGTGCCCAGCAGGCGCAGCTTGTCGTCCAGGAAGGCCATCAACCGGGCCGGGGAGAGCAGGGCCTTGGTCTCCTGGAACAGGAACGACTTGTTGGCCGAGCCGCCGCCCTTGGCCATGAACAGGAACGAGTACTGGGCCCCGTCCACCGCCGCGATCTTCACCTCGGCCGGCAGGTTGGTCCCGGTGTTGGCCTCGTCCCACGTGGTCAGGGGGGCCATCTGCGAGTAGCGCAGGTTGTGGCGCTGGTAGGTGTCGAAGATGCCCCGGCTGAGGGCCTCCTCGTCGCCCCCGCCGGTGAGCACCAGCTCGCCCTTCTTGGCCTTGACGATGGCCGTCCCCGTGTCCTGGCACATGGGCAGGATGCCGCCGGCGGCTACGTTGGCGTTCTGGAGCAGGTCGGTGGCCACGAAGCGGTCGTTCGCCGAGGCCTCGGGGTCGTCGAGGATGCGGGCCAGCTGGGCCAGGTGCCCCGGGCGCAGGTGGTGGGCGATGTCGTGCATGGCCTCGGCGGCCAGCGCGGTGAGCACCCGGGGCTCGACGGTGAGGAAGGTGCGGCCCGCGGCCTCCACGGTGGCCACGCCGTCGTCACCCAGGGCGCGATACGAGGTGGGGTCGGGCCCGGTGGGCAGCAGCGGCGTGTAGGTGAAGTCGGTCATCGGGCCCCCGGGGCGCTGTGGATCCGCCCGGCGGCGGGGCCGGGCGGATCCACGGTACGGCCGGGCCCGGGGAGCGGGCCATCCGGGCCGGCGGCCCGGCGGTCCGGGGAGCGGTCCGGTCAGCGGCTGCTCTTGCGGGCCGCCTTGGTGGCCCGGGCCTTGGAGTCGGCCTGGCGGGCGGCCCGGGTCCGGG is from Acidimicrobiales bacterium and encodes:
- a CDS encoding fumarate hydratase; its protein translation is MTDFTYTPLLPTGPDPTSYRALGDDGVATVEAAGRTFLTVEPRVLTALAAEAMHDIAHHLRPGHLAQLARILDDPEASANDRFVATDLLQNANVAAGGILPMCQDTGTAIVKAKKGELVLTGGGDEEALSRGIFDTYQRHNLRYSQMAPLTTWDEANTGTNLPAEVKIAAVDGAQYSFLFMAKGGGSANKSFLFQETKALLSPARLMAFLDDKLRLLGTSACPPYHLAVVIGGTSAESALETAKLASARYLDALPTEGSAAGHGFRDLELEEEVLRLTQAFGIGAQFGGKYFCHDVRVVRLPRHGASCPVAVAVSCSADRQARAKITAEGVFLEELERDPARYLPEVTDEGLGGDVVRVDLDRPMAEIRAELARHPVKTRLSLTGTVVVARDIAHAKIAERLDAGEAMPRYLQDHPVYYAGPAKTPEGYASGSFGPTTAGRMDAYVERFQAAGGSLVMLAKGNRSQQVTDACRRHGGFYLGSVGGPAARLARDCIRRVEVLEYPELGMEAVWRIQVEDFPAFVVVDDKGNDFFAEVSRPVDLGAKLMRPPR